The following are from one region of the Halarcobacter sp. genome:
- the ppk2 gene encoding polyphosphate kinase 2 produces MNLSDFEKTSYSGLYISKAAHPAFGKKYIARFQYDKKRYVKVLGYTKKDNLTKKAALTLMQKFKDSIVNQKEEKVLSKTRTLDKASLDKYQELMDENKALKAILGDFKDLDPQILRDGIQKIYDLEELKQYQIELIKLQNYLEAENKRMIILFEGRDASGKGGAIRRITRYMNNKHYRVVALGKPTDTQKNQWFFQRYIQHFPTGGEMVLFDRSWYNRAMVEPIFGFCTKEEYEIFMEDVVNFEQDLVRQGMILIKLYFSVSKDEQKRRFDRRINDPLRQWKFSEVDMQAQDLWSEFSEKKYEMLRRTSSRAAPWHVVRSDDKHLARLEAMKIILNSVDYDGRNYALDFEPNENINISVQKELMQMRKSANY; encoded by the coding sequence ATGAATTTAAGTGATTTTGAAAAGACAAGTTATAGTGGTTTATATATATCAAAAGCTGCCCATCCAGCTTTTGGAAAAAAATATATTGCTAGATTTCAATATGATAAAAAAAGATATGTAAAAGTTTTAGGATATACAAAAAAAGATAATCTTACAAAAAAAGCGGCACTTACTTTAATGCAAAAATTTAAAGATTCTATTGTAAATCAAAAAGAGGAAAAAGTATTATCTAAAACTAGAACTTTAGACAAAGCTTCTCTTGACAAATACCAAGAACTAATGGATGAAAACAAAGCCTTAAAAGCTATACTTGGAGATTTTAAAGATCTTGATCCACAAATTTTAAGAGATGGTATTCAAAAAATTTATGATTTAGAAGAATTAAAGCAATATCAAATTGAATTGATTAAATTGCAAAACTATTTAGAAGCTGAAAATAAAAGAATGATTATTCTTTTTGAAGGTAGAGATGCTTCTGGAAAAGGTGGAGCGATTAGACGAATCACAAGATATATGAACAACAAACACTATAGAGTTGTTGCTTTAGGTAAACCAACAGATACTCAAAAAAACCAATGGTTTTTCCAAAGATATATCCAACATTTCCCAACTGGTGGAGAGATGGTATTATTTGATAGATCTTGGTACAACAGAGCTATGGTTGAACCTATTTTTGGATTTTGTACAAAAGAAGAGTATGAAATTTTTATGGAAGATGTAGTTAATTTTGAGCAAGATTTAGTAAGACAAGGTATGATTCTTATTAAACTATATTTCTCTGTATCTAAAGATGAGCAAAAAAGAAGATTTGATAGAAGAATCAACGACCCTCTAAGACAATGGAAATTTTCAGAAGTTGATATGCAAGCTCAAGACTTGTGGTCAGAATTTTCTGAAAAAAAATATGAGATGCTTAGACGAACTTCATCTAGAGCTGCACCTTGGCATGTTGTAAGAAGTGATGATAAACATTTAGCAAGACTTGAAGCTATGAAAATTATTTTAAATTCTGTTGATTATGATGGACG
- the ppk2 gene encoding polyphosphate kinase 2 — MGEDRQIINEEFKDEEEIDTHEDLKHKSNNYQRERKILQEKGKKVQIWVKKETLEYEKELTRLQIELLKFQNHVKEKGLKVLMLFEGRDAAGKGGTIKRITEHLNPRGARVVALEKPSDVEKSQWYFQRYTKHLPSAGEIVLFDRSWYNRAGVEPVMGFCTPEEHHEFLREVPEFENMLVKSGIILLKYYFSVSKKEQARRFKKREVDPLKQYKLSPVDKESQKLWDKYTIAKFSMLMSSNTDLSPWTVIKSDNKKKARINCIKHILSQVDYPSKVDRKDIEIDKDILISGTEELEVMEQENKFAKA, encoded by the coding sequence ATGGGTGAAGATAGACAAATAATTAATGAAGAGTTTAAAGACGAAGAAGAGATAGACACTCATGAGGACTTAAAACACAAATCAAACAATTATCAAAGAGAGAGAAAAATTCTCCAAGAAAAAGGTAAAAAAGTACAGATTTGGGTTAAAAAAGAGACTTTAGAGTATGAAAAAGAGTTAACTAGACTCCAAATTGAATTATTGAAATTTCAAAACCATGTCAAAGAAAAAGGCTTAAAAGTTTTAATGCTTTTTGAAGGTAGAGATGCAGCTGGTAAAGGTGGTACAATCAAAAGAATCACTGAGCACCTAAATCCAAGGGGAGCTCGAGTAGTAGCTTTAGAAAAACCAAGTGATGTTGAAAAGTCACAATGGTATTTTCAAAGATATACTAAACATTTGCCAAGTGCTGGAGAGATTGTTCTTTTTGACAGATCTTGGTACAACAGAGCAGGTGTTGAACCTGTTATGGGATTTTGTACTCCTGAAGAGCACCATGAATTTTTAAGAGAAGTGCCAGAGTTTGAAAATATGCTTGTAAAATCTGGAATTATTCTTTTAAAGTATTATTTCTCTGTATCAAAAAAAGAGCAAGCAAGAAGATTTAAGAAAAGAGAAGTTGATCCTTTAAAACAGTATAAACTTTCTCCTGTAGATAAAGAATCTCAAAAACTTTGGGATAAATATACTATAGCTAAATTTTCTATGTTGATGTCATCAAATACTGATTTGTCACCTTGGACAGTAATAAAAAGTGATAATAAAAAGAAAGCTAGAATAAATTGTATCAAACATATTTTATCGCAAGTAGATTATCCAAGTAAAGTTGATAGAAAAGATATTGAAATTGATAAGGATATTCTAATTAGTGGTACAGAAGAATTAGAAGTTATGGAACAAGAAAATAAATTTGCAAAGGCCTAA
- the nspC gene encoding carboxynorspermidine decarboxylase gives MKTNIVTSINELPSPAFVCEEELLIKNLELLKRVQDEADVNILLALKGFALWSTFDLCRKYLKGCCASGLHEAILAKEEFGREVHTFSPAFKDEEIDEIIDISNHVVFNSFTQFDRYKEKAKGKTSIGLRVNPEYSSVEVDLYNPCGAFSRLGITRKNFQEDNLEGVDGLHFHALCEQNVDALEGALKNFEERFSEFLPQMKWVNFGGGHHITRKDYDVEGLIKLLKDFKNRYPHLEVYLEPGEAVGWQTGYLMATVLDIVENGMQIAILDSSAEAHMPDTLAMPYRADIRNSDLPNVKKYTYRFGGNTCLAGDIIGDYSFDEPLKVGDKIILEDMIHYTMVKTTTFNGIKLPSIVLKKNNECYQIVNNFGYNEYKSRLS, from the coding sequence ATGAAGACTAATATTGTAACAAGTATAAATGAACTTCCAAGTCCTGCTTTTGTATGTGAAGAGGAACTTCTTATTAAGAACCTTGAACTTCTAAAAAGAGTTCAAGATGAAGCAGATGTAAATATCCTTTTAGCACTAAAAGGTTTTGCTCTTTGGTCAACATTTGACTTATGTAGAAAATACTTAAAAGGGTGTTGTGCTAGTGGTTTACATGAAGCAATTTTAGCAAAAGAAGAGTTTGGACGAGAAGTTCATACTTTTTCACCTGCATTTAAAGACGAAGAGATTGATGAGATTATTGATATCTCAAATCATGTAGTGTTTAATTCTTTTACTCAATTTGATAGATATAAAGAAAAAGCTAAAGGAAAAACCTCTATAGGCCTTAGAGTTAATCCTGAGTATTCATCTGTTGAAGTAGATTTATATAATCCTTGCGGAGCATTTTCTAGATTAGGAATTACACGAAAAAACTTTCAAGAAGATAATCTTGAAGGTGTTGATGGACTTCATTTTCATGCTTTATGTGAACAAAATGTTGACGCTTTAGAGGGTGCTTTAAAAAATTTTGAAGAAAGATTTTCAGAGTTTCTTCCTCAAATGAAGTGGGTAAATTTTGGTGGAGGACATCATATTACTAGAAAAGATTATGATGTTGAAGGTCTTATAAAACTTTTAAAAGATTTTAAAAATAGATATCCCCATTTAGAAGTATATTTAGAGCCAGGTGAAGCAGTAGGTTGGCAGACAGGTTACCTTATGGCAACTGTCCTAGATATTGTTGAAAATGGAATGCAAATAGCCATTTTAGATAGTTCAGCAGAAGCTCATATGCCAGATACTTTAGCTATGCCATATAGAGCAGATATAAGAAATTCTGATTTACCAAATGTAAAAAAATATACATATAGGTTTGGTGGAAATACTTGTTTAGCTGGTGATATTATCGGAGATTATTCATTTGATGAGCCTTTAAAAGTAGGTGATAAAATTATTCTTGAAGATATGATACACTATACTATGGTTAAAACAACTACATTTAATGGAATTAAGTTACCATCAATTGTATTAAAAAAGAACAATGAGTGTTACCAAATTGTAAATAATTTTGGATATAATGAGTATAAATCTAGACTTTCTTAA
- the rd gene encoding rubredoxin — MQKYICTVCDYIYDPALGDEDTGIEPGTAFEDLPEDWECPDCGVGKEDFEPYNED, encoded by the coding sequence ATGCAAAAATATATTTGTACTGTATGTGATTATATTTATGATCCAGCTTTAGGAGATGAAGATACTGGTATTGAGCCAGGAACTGCATTTGAAGATTTACCAGAAGATTGGGAATGTCCTGACTGTGGAGTTGGTAAAGAGGATTTTGAGCCATACAATGAAGACTAA
- a CDS encoding saccharopine dehydrogenase family protein, translating to MDKKGILIIGAGGVSRVATVKCAMNIDTFEKITLASRTLSKCEAMAEDIKKNQNVDIDVAQVDADSVDELVALIEKVNPKVVLNVALPYQDLTIMDACTKTGVDYVDTANYEHPDEAKFEYKEQWARDGQFKDAGIMGLLGSGFDPGVTGVFCAYAQQNLFDEIHYIDIMDCNAGDHGYPFATNFNPEINLREVSANGRYWEDGKWIETKPLEIRVEHDYPEVGVKPSYLLYHEELESLSKNIKGLKRIRFFMTFGDAYIQHMNCLQNVGMLGIEPVMHKGVEIIPIEFLTTLLPDPASLGPRTVGKTNIGCIIEGIKDGKKKKVYIYNVCDHQECFKETGAQAVSYTTGVPAMIGTKMLYKGIWKAKGVFNIEEFDAKPFMDELMTQGLPWKILELE from the coding sequence ATGGATAAAAAAGGTATTTTAATCATAGGTGCGGGTGGAGTAAGTAGAGTTGCTACTGTTAAGTGTGCTATGAATATTGATACATTTGAAAAAATTACTTTAGCTTCAAGAACATTATCAAAATGTGAAGCTATGGCAGAAGATATTAAAAAAAATCAAAATGTTGATATTGATGTAGCACAAGTTGATGCAGATAGTGTTGATGAACTTGTAGCTTTAATAGAAAAAGTTAATCCAAAAGTTGTTTTAAATGTAGCATTGCCATATCAAGATTTAACAATCATGGACGCTTGTACAAAAACTGGTGTTGATTATGTAGATACTGCAAATTATGAACATCCAGATGAAGCAAAATTTGAGTATAAAGAACAATGGGCTAGAGATGGTCAATTTAAAGATGCTGGAATAATGGGACTTTTAGGTTCAGGTTTTGACCCAGGTGTTACAGGTGTATTTTGTGCCTATGCACAACAAAATTTATTTGATGAAATTCATTATATAGATATTATGGATTGTAATGCAGGTGATCACGGTTACCCTTTTGCAACAAACTTTAATCCAGAAATTAACCTAAGAGAAGTGTCTGCAAATGGAAGATACTGGGAAGATGGAAAATGGATTGAAACAAAGCCTTTAGAGATAAGAGTTGAACATGATTATCCAGAAGTTGGAGTAAAACCATCTTATCTTTTATACCATGAAGAGTTAGAATCTCTATCTAAAAATATCAAAGGTTTAAAAAGAATCAGATTCTTTATGACTTTTGGAGATGCTTATATTCAACATATGAATTGTTTACAAAATGTTGGTATGTTAGGAATTGAACCTGTAATGCATAAAGGTGTAGAGATTATTCCTATTGAGTTTTTAACTACACTTTTACCAGACCCTGCAAGCTTAGGACCAAGAACTGTTGGTAAAACAAATATTGGTTGTATTATTGAAGGAATCAAAGATGGTAAAAAGAAAAAAGTTTACATCTACAATGTATGTGACCACCAAGAGTGTTTCAAAGAAACAGGAGCACAAGCTGTAAGTTATACTACAGGAGTTCCTGCGATGATTGGAACAAAAATGCTTTATAAAGGAATTTGGAAAGCAAAAGGTGTATTCAATATAGAAGAGTTTGATGCAAAACCTTTTATGGATGAGTTGATGACTCAAGGTTTACCTTGGAAAATTCTAGAATTAGAGTAA
- a CDS encoding integrase arm-type DNA-binding domain-containing protein — MARLTTPLTVKEINNSKPKEKKYKLSDGGGLNLLILPNGSKRWILKYRYLNKEKEYAIGTYPTITLARAREIREELKTLIADGIDINELKKEKKLVAIQKETKNLNTFYIISQKWLEYYKDQVSENYHTKLEKALENYVYPFIKNIPMEDIKRLNIIEILQDLKNRQINETANRVYMLLNKIFKYAVVLEYIPHNIITDIDQNTIIGKVEKKHYPTLTKEKDIKGLLLAIDEYSGDYTTKMALKIMPYVFVRSYNIRHMEWCEIDFEKKEWIIPANKMKTKTEFILPLPNQVIELLNEVKQFSGDCKYVFPSFRDKNRPMSDNTLISALRRMGYSKEEFVPHSFRSMFSTIAYENANHEAGHKFTGEVIEALLAHKEKNKIKDAYNRASYKDSMRNLIEWYADYLDNTK; from the coding sequence ATGGCAAGGCTTACTACACCGCTAACAGTTAAAGAAATTAACAATTCAAAACCAAAAGAAAAGAAGTACAAACTTAGTGATGGAGGGGGATTAAATTTATTAATCTTACCTAATGGAAGTAAAAGATGGATATTAAAATATAGATATCTAAATAAAGAAAAAGAATATGCAATAGGCACTTACCCAACTATTACACTAGCAAGAGCAAGAGAAATACGAGAAGAATTAAAAACACTTATTGCAGATGGCATAGATATAAATGAATTAAAAAAAGAAAAAAAATTAGTAGCGATTCAAAAAGAAACAAAAAATCTTAATACATTTTATATCATTTCTCAAAAATGGCTTGAATATTATAAAGACCAAGTATCAGAAAATTATCATACAAAATTAGAAAAAGCATTAGAAAACTATGTTTATCCATTTATAAAAAATATTCCAATGGAAGATATTAAAAGATTAAATATTATTGAAATATTGCAAGATTTAAAAAATAGACAAATAAATGAAACTGCAAATAGAGTATATATGCTACTTAACAAAATTTTTAAATATGCAGTTGTTTTAGAATATATCCCTCATAATATAATTACAGATATAGACCAAAATACTATCATAGGAAAAGTTGAAAAAAAACACTACCCTACTCTAACAAAAGAAAAAGATATAAAAGGTTTACTTTTAGCTATTGATGAATACTCAGGAGATTATACTACAAAGATGGCTTTAAAAATTATGCCTTATGTTTTTGTAAGAAGTTACAATATAAGACATATGGAATGGTGTGAAATAGATTTTGAAAAAAAAGAATGGATTATTCCAGCAAATAAAATGAAAACAAAAACAGAATTTATACTTCCTTTACCTAATCAAGTTATAGAACTGTTAAATGAAGTAAAACAGTTTTCAGGAGATTGTAAATATGTTTTCCCAAGTTTCAGAGACAAGAATAGACCTATGAGTGATAATACTTTGATATCTGCTCTTAGAAGAATGGGTTATTCAAAAGAAGAATTTGTACCACATAGTTTTAGAAGTATGTTTTCAACAATTGCATATGAAAATGCAAATCATGAAGCTGGACACAAATTTACTGGAGAAGTTATCGAAGCTTTACTTGCACACAAAGAAAAAAATAAAATCAAAGATGCATATAATAGAGCCTCATATAAAGATAGTATGAGAAATTTAATTGAATGGTATGCTGACTATTTAGATAATACAAAGTAA
- a CDS encoding replication endonuclease, which yields MDFTIDELNFDEMLKDCEEKRQKCGTHFFSDSEHPLTIYKKVVDISENHQEIEYLSDIKYYGLSEYDFHIVNMHRQKQKEYLDKTCLYDKITEQYIPLADITMSANHNAHRYYAEIQNRINTLVNDAESKKLVPIFMTITLPSEYHKMKTNKITQKLIYNPLYNGVTPRAATKELTKMFAKLRHDRSLKELSKDERIYYRVNEPHKDGTPHTHILMFIPKSIVNRVVKAFNRLFNPKTNKIETKIRNASAYIMKYINKTLPLSKQSKLTEKEKYLNAWYSMNRVIRFNSSRTLAPLSLYRLLYHRYTLQELTMKVRNKDFSIFVRADNRDKIMEILDGDELVYSRSENFRIESIPIQDF from the coding sequence ATGGATTTTACAATAGATGAGCTTAACTTTGATGAAATGCTAAAGGACTGCGAAGAGAAGAGACAAAAGTGCGGCACGCATTTTTTCTCTGATTCTGAGCATCCCTTGACTATTTATAAAAAAGTTGTGGACATATCTGAAAATCATCAGGAGATAGAATATCTTAGTGATATTAAATATTATGGTTTAAGTGAATACGACTTTCATATAGTCAATATGCATAGACAAAAACAAAAAGAGTATCTAGATAAAACTTGTCTTTATGACAAGATTACAGAGCAGTATATTCCATTAGCAGACATTACAATGTCAGCTAATCATAATGCACATAGATACTATGCAGAGATTCAAAATAGAATCAACACTTTAGTTAATGATGCAGAGTCTAAAAAATTAGTTCCAATTTTTATGACAATTACACTTCCAAGTGAATATCATAAAATGAAAACTAATAAGATTACTCAAAAGCTTATTTATAATCCTTTGTACAATGGAGTAACTCCAAGAGCTGCTACAAAAGAATTAACTAAAATGTTTGCAAAGTTAAGACATGATAGAAGTTTAAAAGAACTTTCAAAAGATGAAAGAATATATTATAGAGTTAATGAGCCACATAAAGATGGAACACCACATACTCATATACTTATGTTTATTCCTAAATCTATTGTTAATAGAGTTGTAAAAGCTTTTAATAGATTGTTTAATCCTAAAACTAACAAGATTGAAACCAAAATTAGAAATGCAAGTGCTTATATTATGAAGTATATAAATAAGACTTTACCTCTTTCAAAACAAAGTAAACTTACTGAAAAAGAGAAGTATTTAAATGCTTGGTATTCAATGAACAGAGTTATTAGATTTAATTCTAGTAGAACATTAGCTCCATTATCTTTATATAGACTGCTTTATCATAGATATACATTACAAGAACTTACAATGAAAGTAAGAAATAAAGACTTTAGCATATTTGTTAGAGCTGATAATAGAGACAAAATCATGGAGATTTTAGATGGTGATGAGTTAGTATATTCAAGAAGTGAGAATTTTAGAATAGAGTCAATACCTATTCAAGATTTTTGA
- a CDS encoding AlpA family phage regulatory protein: MSNFLRITEVMKMTGIAKSTIWLWVKEEKFPKPIKLSPRITVWDEDSINEWKKEIQC, from the coding sequence ATGAGTAATTTTTTGAGAATAACAGAAGTTATGAAAATGACAGGTATAGCAAAAAGTACAATTTGGTTGTGGGTTAAGGAAGAGAAGTTTCCTAAACCTATTAAGTTAAGTCCTAGAATTACAGTTTGGGATGAAGATAGTATTAATGAATGGAAAAAGGAGATACAATGTTAG